A window of the Nycticebus coucang isolate mNycCou1 chromosome 3, mNycCou1.pri, whole genome shotgun sequence genome harbors these coding sequences:
- the LOC128580999 gene encoding olfactory receptor 7A17-like, producing the protein MDPENDTGLPVFLLLGLSEKPEFQPTLFGLFLSLYLVTVFGNLLIILAIISDSHLHTPMYFFLSNLSFSDICFTSTTIPKMLVNIQMQSKSITYAGCIIQMYFFTVFGLLDNLLLTVMAYDRFVAICHPLHYMVIVNPMLCVQLLVLTWLVSMLGALPESLTVLQLSFSAIAEIPHYFCELPEVLQLSCSHTFVSNVVLYIVTGVMGFFPLAGILFSYFQIVSSVLRISTARGKYKAFSICGSHLLVVCLFYGTCLGVYLSSTWSHSSQTGVFASVLYTVVTPMLNPFIYSLRNKDIKEALRKLLCSLMTSQ; encoded by the coding sequence ATGGACCCAGAGAACGACACAGGGCTTCCAGTATTTCTCCTCCTGGGACTTTCTGAAAAGCCAGAATTTCAGCCTACTCTCTTTGGGCTGTTCCTGTCTTTGTATCTGGTGACTGTCTTTGGGAACCTGCTCATCATCCTGGCCATCATCTCAGACTCCCACCtgcacacccccatgtacttcttcctctcTAACCTGTCCTTTTCTGACATCTGTTTCACCTCCACCACGATTCCAAAGATGCTGGTGAACATCCAAATGCAGAGCAAATCCATCACTTATGCAGGCTGCATCATCCAGATGtacttttttacagtttttggacTTTTGGACAATTTACTACTGACGGTTATGGCCTATGACCGCTTTGTGGCCATCTGTCACCCCCTGCACTACATGGTCATTGTGAACCCCATGCTCTGTGTCCAGTTGCTTGTCCTCACCTGGCTCGTCAGCATGCTGGGGGCCCTTCCTGAGAGTTTGACAGTGCTGCAGCTTTCTTTCAGTGCAATCGCTGAAATCCCACACTACTTCTGTGAGCTCCCTGAGGTCCTCCAACTCTCCTGCTCACACACCTTTGTCAGTAATGTCGTATTATACATTGTGACGGGTGTCATGGGCTTCTTTCCTCTCGCTgggattcttttctcttattttcaaattgtttctTCTGTCCTGAGGATCTCAACAGCAAGGGGGAAGTATAAAGCCTTTTCCATCTGTGGGtctcatctcttggttgtctgcCTTTTCTATGGGACATGCCTGGGAGTCTACCTCAGTTCCACATGGTCACACTCTTCTCAGACAGGGGTGTTTGCCTCAGTTCTGTACACTGTGGTCACCCCCATGCTGAACCCTTTCATCTACAGCCTGAGGAACAAGGACATAAAAGAGGCCCTGAGAAAGCTTCTATGCAGCCTGATGACCTCCCAGTGA